A single genomic interval of Nocardioides palaemonis harbors:
- a CDS encoding cyanophycinase — protein MPKGPLMIIGGAEDKVRKPTILKHFVSLSGGRDARIAVIPTASSLGREVVDVYDALFSKFGAARVDAVRPETREQAHDPALVKALDEATGVFMTGGNQLKLSSVIGGTPVGEAILRAHERGAVVAGTSAGASIQSSHMVAFGVGGSTPKQRMTQVAAGLGLVPTTVIDQHFDQRNRYGRLLMIVAQSPQLLGIGVDEDTCGLVEDVDGDSVMRVIGKGAVTVFDGARMVSNAHEAPRSSPILASGVVFHVLPEGSVFDLTTRTLVPQETEVAAEDALELAEASRDLRQLARDIAAADATPAAIRRRLKLRRAQPHPSDDTATPQGDQA, from the coding sequence ATGCCCAAGGGACCACTCATGATCATCGGTGGCGCCGAGGACAAGGTGCGCAAGCCGACGATCCTCAAGCACTTCGTCTCCCTCAGCGGCGGGAGGGACGCGCGGATCGCCGTGATCCCGACCGCGTCGTCGCTGGGACGCGAGGTCGTCGACGTCTACGACGCGCTCTTCTCCAAGTTCGGCGCGGCCCGGGTCGACGCGGTGCGTCCCGAGACGCGCGAGCAGGCCCACGACCCCGCCCTCGTCAAGGCGCTCGACGAGGCGACCGGGGTGTTCATGACCGGGGGCAACCAGCTCAAGCTCTCGTCGGTCATCGGCGGCACGCCGGTGGGCGAGGCGATCCTGCGCGCCCACGAGCGCGGGGCCGTCGTGGCCGGGACGTCGGCCGGTGCCAGCATCCAGTCGTCGCACATGGTCGCCTTCGGCGTCGGCGGGTCGACGCCGAAGCAGCGGATGACCCAGGTGGCCGCGGGCCTCGGCCTGGTCCCGACGACCGTCATCGACCAGCACTTCGACCAGCGCAACCGCTACGGCCGGCTGCTGATGATCGTGGCCCAGAGCCCGCAGCTGCTCGGCATCGGTGTCGACGAGGACACCTGCGGCCTCGTCGAGGACGTCGACGGCGACTCGGTCATGCGGGTGATCGGCAAGGGCGCGGTCACCGTCTTCGACGGCGCCCGGATGGTCTCCAACGCCCACGAGGCGCCTCGCTCGTCGCCGATCCTGGCCAGCGGCGTGGTGTTCCACGTCCTGCCCGAGGGGTCGGTGTTCGACCTCACCACCCGGACCCTCGTCCCGCAGGAGACCGAGGTCGCCGCCGAGGACGCCCTCGAGCTGGCCGAGGCCAGCCGCGACCTGCGCCAGCTCGCCCGCGACATCGCCGCCGCCGACGCGACACCCGCGGCGATCCGTCGTCGCCTCAAGCTGCGACGCGCCCAGCCCCACCCGTCCGACGACACCGCCACCCCCCAGGGAGACCAGGCATGA
- a CDS encoding SixA phosphatase family protein, translating into MQESTSGGRRRLVLVRHAKAEPTAPTDHERDLSTRGRADAEEAGRWLAGAGLVPDAALVSDARRAHETWLHLALGGSWDVEPELSPALYAAGPDSALDLLRETSPEVGSLVVVGHNPTMAYLAELLDDGDGDGEATTSMLVRGFPPAALAVFEVDGTWGDLAPGTARLTSFHVGEA; encoded by the coding sequence ATGCAGGAGTCAACGAGCGGCGGACGCCGCCGCCTGGTGCTCGTCCGCCACGCGAAGGCCGAGCCCACCGCCCCGACGGACCACGAGCGCGACCTCAGCACCCGCGGACGCGCGGACGCGGAGGAGGCCGGACGCTGGCTGGCGGGTGCGGGCCTCGTGCCCGACGCCGCACTGGTGTCCGACGCACGACGCGCCCACGAGACGTGGCTCCACCTGGCGCTCGGCGGGTCGTGGGACGTGGAGCCGGAGCTGTCGCCGGCCCTCTACGCCGCGGGACCGGACTCCGCGCTCGACCTGCTCCGCGAGACGTCGCCCGAGGTCGGCTCCCTCGTCGTGGTCGGCCACAACCCGACCATGGCCTACCTCGCCGAGCTCCTCGACGACGGGGACGGTGACGGCGAGGCCACGACGTCGATGCTGGTGCGCGGCTTCCCGCCCGCGGCCCTGGCCGTCTTCGAGGTCGACGGGACGTGGGGCGACCTCGCGCCCGGGACCGCGCGGCTGACGTCCTTCCACGTCGGCGAGGCGTGA